The Lewinellaceae bacterium genome has a segment encoding these proteins:
- the tilS gene encoding tRNA lysidine(34) synthetase TilS → MLERFKSYILENELFSKENRILLAVSGGVDSVVMAHLFKLAGFETAIAHCNFMLRGAESDIDEDFCRQLGKKLDIPFLSVSFNTRKVAEERGISIQMAARDLRYEWFNEVSIMLGYDYIATAHHLNDSIETFLLNFTKGCGIRGLHGIPVKNENKVRPLLFATREAIEKFAEAYQISYREDASNAEKKYARNQIRLEVIPALKNINPSFEASAAKTIQRIQDAESLFNFSLQHFKSALWEQKGEQVQIDLTGLKKSPGFGILLYEMVKDFGFHPDQTDQVLDAQTNTGAIFFSKTHRMLLNRENLMIEPLSEEEKVVKHFIQKEDNRIELETGVLLLDLKEGRPDRFSSDPNFAYLDYSSLKFPLRIRPWTPGDVFQPIGMDGQNKKLKDLFVDAKLSVFEKEKVLILENGNGEIIWVISHRADERFKIREQTTKHIVAAFFQKA, encoded by the coding sequence ATGCTTGAAAGATTCAAATCCTATATTCTGGAAAACGAATTGTTCTCAAAGGAGAACCGGATACTTCTTGCGGTAAGCGGGGGGGTAGATTCAGTCGTTATGGCCCATCTTTTCAAGCTTGCCGGTTTTGAAACCGCGATTGCCCATTGCAATTTCATGCTCAGGGGCGCCGAGTCAGATATCGATGAAGATTTTTGCCGGCAATTGGGAAAAAAACTGGATATCCCTTTTTTATCCGTTTCATTCAATACGCGTAAAGTGGCTGAAGAACGGGGTATTTCCATCCAGATGGCAGCACGTGACCTGCGGTATGAATGGTTTAACGAAGTGAGCATTATGCTGGGGTATGATTATATCGCCACTGCCCATCATTTGAATGATTCCATCGAGACTTTTTTGTTGAATTTCACCAAGGGGTGTGGCATCAGGGGGTTACACGGAATCCCTGTAAAAAATGAAAACAAGGTTCGTCCTTTGTTATTTGCCACCCGTGAAGCTATTGAAAAATTTGCTGAAGCTTATCAAATTTCCTATCGGGAAGACGCTTCAAATGCAGAAAAAAAATATGCCCGAAACCAAATCAGGCTGGAGGTAATCCCTGCCTTAAAAAACATCAACCCTTCGTTTGAAGCCTCCGCCGCAAAAACCATTCAGCGCATTCAGGATGCCGAAAGTTTGTTCAATTTTTCGCTCCAGCATTTTAAATCAGCATTGTGGGAGCAAAAGGGAGAACAGGTTCAGATCGACCTCACCGGGTTAAAAAAATCACCCGGTTTCGGAATCTTGCTGTACGAAATGGTAAAGGACTTTGGGTTTCACCCTGATCAAACCGACCAGGTTTTGGATGCCCAAACGAACACAGGAGCCATTTTCTTTTCCAAAACCCATCGCATGCTTTTGAATCGGGAAAATCTAATGATAGAACCACTTTCTGAGGAAGAAAAAGTAGTCAAACATTTTATTCAAAAAGAAGACAACAGGATCGAACTTGAAACCGGGGTGCTGTTATTGGATCTAAAAGAGGGGAGGCCGGACCGTTTTTCTTCGGATCCCAATTTCGCTTACCTTGATTACTCTTCATTAAAATTTCCACTGCGAATAAGGCCCTGGACCCCGGGAGATGTATTTCAGCCTATTGGTATGGACGGACAGAACAAAAAATTGAAAGATCTTTTTGTCGACGCCAAATTATCTGTTTTTGAAAAAGAAAAGGTTCTTATCCTGGAAAATGGGAACGGAGAGATCATTTGGGTGATCTCACACCGGGCCGATGAACGATTTAAGATCAGGGAGCAAACAACAAAACATATTGTTGCAGCTTTTTTCCAGAAGGCCTGA
- a CDS encoding Omp28-related outer membrane protein yields the protein MKKRFLTLAFFAFAITFVSAQEIEVPQTQMSLINKVTADWCPYCGTWGWDFFHDLNTDNSAKAVVFAIHYSGGLQNQTASALTTNYGAVSQPRFILNGVDQNVLSNTTAAARESIQEKVNLEASMSPLAQTGLNATYRDDNMLYCNTRTTFFDAADGAYYMGIYLVEKQVIHQQASLGNNAQHLNVLRLSFTGNTFGTLLANGSIAAGTSFDYQFSIPKDSYTPSNLEIVSIIWKKEGETYKFVNANKDSDVEYEVVNGIQLPGIDESAFIISPNMIKDHANISFEMPEFTPSAQLSITDLQGKTVSVLHDGSLQQGTNGFEFYRSGHFPAGLYVVRLKIGNQVISRKIILE from the coding sequence ATGAAAAAAAGATTCCTTACACTTGCCTTTTTTGCCTTTGCCATCACGTTTGTCAGTGCTCAGGAAATAGAGGTTCCACAAACCCAAATGTCATTAATCAACAAGGTCACTGCCGATTGGTGTCCTTATTGTGGCACTTGGGGATGGGACTTTTTTCATGACCTCAATACCGACAACAGTGCAAAGGCGGTAGTTTTCGCAATTCATTATAGCGGAGGATTACAAAATCAGACGGCCAGCGCCCTTACCACCAACTATGGAGCGGTCTCCCAGCCTCGATTCATCCTCAATGGGGTGGATCAAAATGTACTCTCCAATACAACTGCTGCTGCCCGGGAGTCTATCCAGGAAAAAGTAAATCTTGAAGCCAGCATGAGTCCCCTTGCACAGACAGGACTTAATGCCACCTACCGGGATGATAACATGCTCTATTGCAATACCAGAACTACGTTTTTCGATGCTGCAGACGGAGCCTATTACATGGGCATCTATCTTGTTGAAAAACAAGTCATTCATCAACAAGCTTCCCTTGGAAATAATGCCCAGCATCTGAATGTCCTCAGGCTCTCCTTCACAGGAAATACTTTCGGAACCCTTTTGGCTAATGGATCCATCGCTGCAGGAACTTCATTTGATTATCAGTTTTCCATTCCAAAGGATAGTTATACGCCTTCGAATTTAGAAATTGTAAGTATTATCTGGAAAAAAGAAGGCGAGACTTATAAGTTTGTTAATGCCAATAAGGATAGTGATGTGGAGTATGAAGTGGTCAATGGAATACAGCTCCCTGGAATAGATGAATCCGCCTTTATCATTTCCCCAAATATGATTAAAGACCATGCAAACATATCCTTTGAAATGCCTGAATTTACCCCTTCTGCGCAACTTTCAATTACTGATTTACAAGGAAAGACGGTAAGTGTTTTACACGACGGTTCTCTGCAACAAGGGACAAATGGTTTCGAATTTTACCGTTCAGGTCATTTTCCGGCAGGCCTTTATGTGGTAAGGCTGAAAATAGGAAACCAGGTTATTTCCAGGAAAATTATTTTAGAATAG
- the ruvB gene encoding Holliday junction branch migration DNA helicase RuvB: MNPNLDAEGEYLDQGDQQLEKTLRPKSLVDFSGQPKIVENLKVFIAAANQREEALDHVLLHGPPGLGKTTLSHIISNELGANLKMTSGPVLEKPGDLAGLLTNLDEGDVLFIDEIHRLNTVVEEYLYSAMEDYRIDIMIDSGPNARSIQISLNPFTLVGATTRMGLLTAPMRARFGINCHLDYYDIKILEGIIKRSAGIIDIPISDEGAAEIARRSRGTPRIANALLRRIRDFAQIKGDGTIDLKIAQFGLEALNVDEGGLDEMDNRILSSIIHKFKGGPVGLTTIATAVGEEPGTIEEVHEPFLIMEGYIQRTPRGREATEKAYKHIGVVPPGRAGTLFEITE; encoded by the coding sequence ATGAACCCAAATTTAGATGCCGAAGGGGAATACCTTGACCAGGGAGATCAGCAGCTGGAAAAAACGCTGAGACCGAAGTCTCTGGTCGATTTCAGCGGTCAGCCCAAGATTGTGGAAAACCTAAAGGTTTTTATCGCTGCTGCCAATCAAAGAGAAGAGGCTTTGGATCACGTATTGCTCCATGGCCCACCGGGATTGGGTAAGACTACCCTCTCCCACATCATCTCCAATGAATTGGGCGCCAACCTTAAAATGACCTCGGGGCCGGTGCTCGAAAAACCCGGAGACCTCGCAGGTTTACTGACTAACCTTGATGAAGGGGATGTACTTTTTATCGATGAAATACATCGGCTCAATACCGTTGTGGAAGAATACCTGTATTCGGCTATGGAAGACTACCGGATCGATATTATGATCGACAGCGGGCCTAATGCGCGAAGTATTCAAATCTCCCTCAACCCGTTCACTTTGGTGGGCGCAACAACACGTATGGGATTGCTTACCGCTCCGATGCGTGCCCGGTTTGGGATCAATTGCCATCTCGATTATTACGACATAAAAATACTGGAAGGCATCATAAAAAGGTCCGCTGGTATTATTGATATTCCCATTTCAGATGAAGGCGCAGCAGAGATTGCCAGAAGAAGCCGAGGGACTCCGCGTATTGCCAATGCCCTATTGCGAAGAATACGCGATTTTGCCCAAATTAAAGGCGATGGTACCATCGATCTTAAAATTGCTCAATTCGGCCTCGAAGCCCTGAATGTGGATGAAGGTGGGCTGGATGAAATGGACAACAGAATTCTATCCTCGATTATCCATAAATTCAAAGGAGGTCCTGTGGGCCTCACCACCATTGCTACAGCAGTAGGGGAAGAACCGGGAACCATCGAGGAAGTTCATGAACCATTCCTGATTATGGAAGGATATATTCAGCGCACTCCCCGGGGAAGGGAAGCTACCGAAAAAGCCTATAAACACATTGGAGTGGTACCACCCGGAAGAGCAGGTACCTTGTTTGAGATCACTGAATAA